The sequence TCACGGTGAGAGACATCTCTACCAAAAAAGGGATAACTCCTGCTATCCGAATACACATAATAGACGAACTGTCTCGAGTATTGGAGTACGATCGACTTGGTCTGACTCCCGACGAAAGGCAGTCATTCCTCGAGATAGTAGTCACCGAGTTTCACGTTGTGAGACCCGATCCAGGTCTCGATATCGACGCAGTCGACGACCCCGATGACAGTGTGTTCTTGGAGTGTGCTGTCTCAGTCGACGTGGACTATGTTATTTCGGGAGACAGACATCTTCTGGATCTCACGGAGTACGACGGTATCCCTATCTTAACTCCTGACGACTTTCTAAAAAGAGACGTCTGATTCTACGCCGACTGCCATTTCTGTATCCTGTCAGCCGAGACGCCGTCGACCTTCTCGGCTAGCTCCTCGGGGTCTGCCTCCTTGAGGTCGTCGACCTCCTCTATTCCGGCGTCGTTGAGCTTCTCCTCTGTCACGTCGCCTATCCCCTTTATCGCCTGGAGACCCTTGTCCTTCTCCTGCTGTTTCTTGTAGTTCTCGTAGTTACAGATAGGACAGCCGAGCTCCCACGGCTCGCTTCCCGAGTGTATCACCATCTCGGGGAGGTCGTGTTCGTCACAGATCTCGTCGGTGATCTCGAGGTCGCCACGTCTCGGTAGAGGGAGTGAGTAGTCACAGTCGGGGTACCGCGTACAGCCCACGAGACGTCCTCCGCTTCTCGTGCGTTTGACCGCTAACTCTCCGCCCTCGTCGTCTCCACATTCGGGACAGTCGCCGATCACCGTCTCCTCGTCGTCCTCCGCTTCCTCCTCCTTACATATAGGACAGCCGTGTATATGTGTCGAACGTCCCGCGAGCATCTTGACCTTCTGGAGCC is a genomic window of Candidatus Afararchaeum irisae containing:
- a CDS encoding PIN domain-containing protein; the protein is TVRDISTKKGITPAIRIHIIDELSRVLEYDRLGLTPDERQSFLEIVVTEFHVVRPDPGLDIDAVDDPDDSVFLECAVSVDVDYVISGDRHLLDLTEYDGIPILTPDDFLKRDV